ATATGGGATGATTTGTGCAAAAAGGACGAAAACATAGTTTCTCCTTCGTGGCATAAAGACATCCTTGAGGAGAGGGAGAAGGCAATAGAAAGTGGCAAAGAAGAATTTATTGATTGGAGCGAAGCAAAGCGGCAAATAGAAGATAAGATTTCATGAAGATAAAAGTATTGCCCTCCGCAAGCCAGGATTTAGTCGATGGTTACAGGTTTTATGAAAAACAATCTTCTGGATTAGGCAGTTATTTTAAAGATACGCTTTTTTCAGATATTGATTCGTTGTCAATATACGGTGGGATACATCCCGTACATTATGGAAAATACTATCGGTTACTTTCAAAGCGATTTCCATTTGCGGTTTATTACACTATTCAGCATGATGTCGTGTGCGTGTTTGCTGTTCTCGATTGTCGCAGAAAACCTGCCTGGATACGGAATAAATTAAAACGAAAATAGAACAATTGAATCTTGCTGATTATACTCTCGTTATTGTGTTTGAGAGACGTAACTGGATGTTGCTTCAACTCCTTTTGACTGATATTCAAGAAGCCGTGGTCTTGTATGGTAATGTTGGAGATAACCAGTTTTAAAACCCCCTTTTTACCGTGTTCAGATTATGAATGGGATATGATATATATCACACAAAGAGCATGACACATGCCTTCCTCCTGTGTTCCAAGCTTTACCTCTAAAATTAATTCAATTGTCTATCCTTGTAAACCTGATTGTAAAAGCAAA
This portion of the Candidatus Scalindua japonica genome encodes:
- a CDS encoding type II toxin-antitoxin system RelE/ParE family toxin, which produces MKIKVLPSASQDLVDGYRFYEKQSSGLGSYFKDTLFSDIDSLSIYGGIHPVHYGKYYRLLSKRFPFAVYYTIQHDVVCVFAVLDCRRKPAWIRNKLKRK
- a CDS encoding addiction module protein, with the translated sequence MGITLPLEKMTTEDKIRAMETIWDDLCKKDENIVSPSWHKDILEEREKAIESGKEEFIDWSEAKRQIEDKIS